From Rhododendron vialii isolate Sample 1 chromosome 10a, ASM3025357v1, the proteins below share one genomic window:
- the LOC131302948 gene encoding uncharacterized protein LOC131302948, which produces MADVPPPNLATVLADLQHNLAIMQQRANQADASMANLHTIIEERLPLVARGEGGERREREIIAEEVLLVENPAPSPEMAELIAKMAKLEETISKSERKGVGGLDMDRLCPFPNARLPERFKMPDFAKFNGTGDLKTHLLAYHGAMKLHGVEEDAMAQLFPQTPADPAFQWFLSRDIAKRRTWEDIGTAFNAQYSYNAQLKMTTRELESTKMSAKESFADFIQRWRANAALMTDRPSEKDQIHIISRNLQADFAKNLVLVQGPNFETFYDSGLAIEEALQMGVLPISDTSPSTSTSKSKTPCVHRK; this is translated from the coding sequence ATGGCAGATGTTCCACCCCCGAATCTCGCTACTGTGTTGGCAGATCTCcagcacaacctagccatcatgcagcaaagggccaACCAGGCCGATGCCTCCATGGCCAATCTTCACACCATAATCGAAGAGCGACTTCCTCTTGTAGCAagaggggaaggcggtgaaaggcgaGAGCGGGAAATCATTGCCGAAGAGGTCCTTCTGGTCGAAAATCCtgctccaagcccagaaatggcTGAGTTGATCGCCAAGATGGCAAAACTGGAAGAAACAATCTCTAAATCCGAAAGGAAAGGAGTAGGAGGGCTGgacatggatcgcctttgcccATTCCCGAATGCAAGGTTGCCCGAACGATTTAAGATGCCCGACTTCGCAAAGTTCAACGGGACCGGAGATCTGAAAACTCACTTGCTGGCttatcatggtgcaatgaaaCTACACGGTGTCGAGGAAGATGCGATGGCTCAACTGTTCCCGCAGACTCCCGCCGATCCCGCTTTCCAATGGTTCTTATCACGCGACATTGCCAAAAGAAGAACGTGGGAAGATATTGGCACTGCCTTCAACGCTCAGTATAGTTATAatgcccagctcaagatgaccaccCGGGAATTGGAATCAACTAAGATGAGTGCAAAGGAGTCTTTTGCGGACTTTATCCAGAGATGGAGGGCCAATGCAGCTCtcatgaccgatcgcccgagcgaaaAGGACCAAATCCACATCATTTCCCGCAACCTGCAGGCGGACTTTGCCAAAAACCTTGTATTGGTTCAGGGGCCGAACTTCGAAACCTTTTATGATTCCGGCCTAGCCATCGAAGAAGCTCTCCAAATGGGTGTTCTACCCATAAGTGACACCTCCCCCTCTACCTCAACCTCAAAGTCGAAAACCCCGTGCGTACACCGGAAATAG